One region of Priestia megaterium genomic DNA includes:
- the dapB gene encoding 4-hydroxy-tetrahydrodipicolinate reductase, whose amino-acid sequence MDKIRIVLAGPRGRMGKEAVLLIEETEHFELVAAVDRINEGKYISDIEGMPNVQAPIYTDIEKCFQDVKADVLVDLTTPEIGRVHTKTALTYGVRPVVGTTGFSEEDLKELKQLAEEKELGCIIAPNFAIGAILMMKFSQMAAKYFDDVEIIEMHHDQKLDAPSGTGLKTAELISEVREAKKQGHPEEKELLEGARGADYEGIRLHSVRLPGLIAHQEVMFGGFGQTLKIRHDSYNRASFMSGVKLAVDTVMNVDTLVYGLENIID is encoded by the coding sequence ATGGACAAAATTCGAATTGTACTTGCAGGACCAAGAGGTCGTATGGGAAAAGAAGCTGTATTATTAATAGAAGAAACAGAGCATTTTGAATTAGTAGCAGCGGTGGATCGTATCAATGAAGGAAAATACATAAGTGATATTGAAGGAATGCCAAATGTACAAGCGCCGATCTACACGGATATTGAAAAATGTTTTCAAGACGTTAAGGCAGATGTTTTAGTTGATTTGACAACACCTGAAATTGGACGCGTTCATACTAAAACAGCTTTAACATATGGAGTACGACCTGTTGTAGGAACAACTGGCTTTTCAGAAGAAGATTTAAAAGAATTAAAGCAGCTTGCTGAAGAGAAGGAACTTGGCTGTATTATTGCACCTAATTTTGCGATTGGCGCTATTTTAATGATGAAGTTTTCACAAATGGCAGCTAAATACTTTGATGATGTAGAAATCATTGAAATGCATCATGATCAAAAGTTAGATGCACCATCAGGAACAGGCTTAAAAACAGCGGAGCTGATCAGTGAAGTTCGTGAAGCAAAAAAACAGGGCCACCCTGAGGAAAAAGAATTACTAGAGGGCGCACGCGGTGCAGATTATGAAGGAATCCGCCTACATAGCGTACGTTTGCCAGGACTGATTGCTCACCAAGAAGTGATGTTCGGAGGATTTGGACAAACGTTAAAAATTCGTCATGATTCATACAACCGCGCTTCTTTTATGTCAGGTGTGAAGCTAGCTGTTGACACAGTTATGAACGTAGACACACTTGTATATGGGTTAGAAAATATTATTGACTAA
- a CDS encoding CBS domain-containing protein gives MKTVQEVMTADTETCTTLDNVYEVAVKMKEWNVGAIPIVDRDQLVGMITDRDLVIKGIAEKKPNSSKVTDVMSEELITITAEASVEEASKLMAQHQIRRLPVVENQKLVGIVSLGDLSTFRYANERAGEALSDISEHTH, from the coding sequence ATGAAAACTGTACAAGAGGTAATGACAGCTGATACGGAAACATGCACCACGCTCGATAACGTATATGAAGTGGCAGTGAAAATGAAGGAATGGAATGTAGGCGCAATTCCAATTGTCGATAGAGATCAGTTAGTAGGAATGATTACAGATCGAGACTTAGTTATAAAAGGCATTGCAGAAAAGAAGCCAAATTCAAGTAAAGTAACGGATGTTATGAGTGAAGAGCTTATAACTATTACAGCGGAAGCCTCTGTAGAAGAAGCTTCTAAGCTTATGGCTCAACATCAAATCCGTCGTCTTCCTGTTGTGGAAAATCAAAAGCTAGTCGGGATTGTTTCGCTAGGTGATTTATCAACGTTTCGCTATGCAAATGAACGTGCAGGAGAAGCGCTCTCAGACATTTCAGAACATACGCATTAA
- a CDS encoding CAP domain-containing protein: MAFVYAEDYLPQLEKYLTGQNIEQNQTDSKSQPTQEVASYEKQSENMMRLIGDHSEQLIGMLGEPDRIDSSAYGYDWWIYKKNRQTYAQVGVENNQVVSVYVIGSKTNTDPFEIGEKREEVEKRVSLSSELTLQKDGNEYRFRLSEEDMKMRPIIKYGDVYVQLYFDQFLNTISSIRIMDMDTLLKQRPYEIVYRGELPTAPSLTAEEWKSVQEGEEQQIIDITNVIRDRFQLSPLAWDEATAGVAYLHSKEMSDLNYFSHVSPAQGDLGNRLQKGDVVYRIAGENIASNYQDGIAAVEGWLNSEGHRKALLNKEFTRLGVGVYEKYYTQNFITPMNE; encoded by the coding sequence GTGGCATTTGTATACGCGGAGGATTATTTACCTCAGCTAGAAAAATATCTAACGGGTCAAAATATTGAGCAAAACCAAACGGATTCCAAAAGTCAGCCCACCCAAGAAGTGGCTTCTTATGAAAAACAAAGTGAAAATATGATGAGGCTCATTGGAGATCATTCAGAACAGTTAATTGGAATGCTTGGAGAGCCGGATCGTATTGATTCTTCTGCATATGGCTATGACTGGTGGATTTACAAAAAGAATCGTCAAACGTATGCGCAGGTAGGAGTAGAAAATAATCAAGTCGTATCCGTATACGTCATTGGTTCAAAAACAAATACAGATCCTTTTGAGATTGGTGAGAAGCGAGAAGAAGTGGAAAAAAGAGTTTCACTTTCATCCGAACTCACGCTTCAAAAAGACGGAAATGAATACCGATTTCGTCTGAGTGAAGAGGATATGAAAATGCGTCCAATTATTAAATATGGAGATGTATACGTCCAACTATATTTTGATCAGTTCCTTAATACAATCTCAAGTATTCGAATTATGGATATGGACACGCTATTAAAACAGCGTCCGTACGAAATTGTTTATCGCGGCGAGCTTCCAACAGCTCCGTCATTGACAGCAGAGGAGTGGAAAAGTGTCCAAGAAGGAGAAGAGCAGCAAATTATCGATATTACAAATGTAATTCGAGACCGTTTTCAGCTGTCACCTTTAGCTTGGGACGAAGCCACTGCCGGAGTAGCTTATTTACACAGCAAAGAAATGAGTGACTTAAACTATTTCTCTCACGTTTCACCAGCACAAGGTGATTTAGGCAACCGTCTGCAAAAAGGTGATGTAGTATACCGTATCGCGGGCGAAAATATTGCCTCGAATTATCAGGATGGAATCGCTGCGGTTGAAGGGTGGCTTAATAGTGAGGGACATCGTAAGGCTTTACTCAATAAAGAGTTTACGCGTCTTGGTGTAGGTGTGTATGAGAAGTATTATACGCAAAACTTTATCACTCCGATGAATGAATAG
- a CDS encoding nucleotide pyrophosphohydrolase, producing MSKKTMEQMQQEVDAYISQFKEGYFSPLAMLARMSEEVGELSREINHYYGEKPKKTTEAERTVEEEMGDILFVLICFANSLNIDLQEAHDRVMNKFNTRDKDRWTKKED from the coding sequence ATGTCAAAAAAAACGATGGAGCAAATGCAGCAAGAAGTTGATGCATATATTAGCCAATTTAAAGAAGGATATTTTAGTCCTCTTGCTATGCTTGCGAGAATGTCGGAAGAAGTGGGCGAATTATCGCGCGAAATTAACCACTATTATGGTGAAAAGCCGAAGAAAACGACTGAAGCAGAACGTACGGTCGAAGAAGAAATGGGCGACATTTTATTTGTATTAATTTGCTTTGCAAATTCATTAAATATTGATTTACAAGAAGCGCATGATCGCGTTATGAATAAATTTAATACGCGTGACAAAGATCGCTGGACGAAAAAAGAAGACTAA
- the mgsA gene encoding methylglyoxal synthase, giving the protein MKIALIAHDKKKNDMVQFTTAYQAILQEHSLFATGTTGTRISEATGLQVHRFQSGPLGGDQEIGALIAQNEMDMVIFFRDPLTAQPHEPDISALMRLCDVYAVPLATNMGTAEILIHGLERGDLHWRSIIKK; this is encoded by the coding sequence ATGAAAATCGCCTTAATTGCACATGATAAAAAGAAAAATGATATGGTACAATTCACAACAGCCTATCAAGCGATTTTACAGGAACATTCGCTGTTCGCAACAGGAACAACAGGAACGCGTATTTCAGAAGCAACGGGTTTGCAGGTTCACCGCTTTCAATCAGGACCGCTTGGAGGAGATCAGGAGATAGGAGCTTTAATTGCTCAAAATGAAATGGATATGGTTATTTTTTTCCGCGATCCGTTAACAGCTCAGCCTCATGAACCTGATATTTCAGCTCTGATGCGTCTATGTGACGTCTATGCGGTTCCTCTTGCAACGAATATGGGAACAGCAGAGATTTTAATTCATGGACTTGAACGAGGCGATTTGCATTGGCGTTCAATTATAAAAAAATAG
- a CDS encoding YitT family protein, with the protein MKGLRLKNIIFILLGSAIFAFGLVNFNMQNNLAEGGFTGITLLLFFLFNIDPSYSNLVLNIPLFFVGWKLLGRTAFIYTMLGVVSLSLFLWIFQRFPVNMPLRHDMTLAALFAGVFIGVGLGIIFRFGGTTGGVDIIARVVQKYIGWNMGKTMFLFDFIVISASLIYLSYREAMYTLVAVFVAARVIDFMQDGAYAAKGATIISNHNEAISDKIMKEMDRGVTILKGQGSFSKQDTNVLYCVVSKNEIFRLKQVITSVDPHAFVAVTDVHDVLGEGFTLDENKKPLER; encoded by the coding sequence ATGAAAGGTCTCAGATTAAAAAATATTATTTTTATACTGCTTGGTTCTGCTATATTTGCGTTTGGACTTGTTAATTTTAACATGCAAAACAATTTAGCTGAAGGTGGATTCACAGGCATTACCCTGCTTTTATTTTTCTTATTTAACATTGATCCCTCTTATTCTAACTTAGTGTTAAATATTCCTTTGTTTTTTGTAGGGTGGAAACTATTAGGGAGAACAGCATTTATTTATACCATGCTCGGAGTTGTTAGCTTATCGCTATTTTTATGGATATTCCAGCGCTTTCCGGTGAATATGCCCCTGCGCCATGATATGACTCTAGCAGCTCTTTTTGCCGGTGTTTTTATTGGAGTGGGTCTTGGCATTATTTTCAGGTTTGGAGGAACAACAGGAGGAGTCGATATCATTGCCCGTGTTGTTCAAAAATATATCGGGTGGAATATGGGGAAAACGATGTTTCTTTTTGACTTTATTGTGATTAGTGCGTCTCTCATTTATTTATCCTACCGAGAAGCTATGTACACACTTGTTGCAGTCTTTGTCGCTGCACGGGTTATTGACTTTATGCAAGACGGTGCGTATGCGGCCAAAGGCGCAACCATCATTTCGAATCATAACGAAGCCATATCGGATAAAATTATGAAAGAAATGGATCGAGGCGTGACGATTTTAAAAGGACAGGGTTCTTTTTCTAAGCAAGATACCAACGTGCTATACTGCGTTGTTAGTAAAAATGAAATTTTCCGTTTAAAGCAAGTTATTACTTCTGTAGATCCACACGCCTTCGTTGCAGTTACGGATGTTCATGATGTCTTAGGTGAAGGATTTACCCTTGATGAAAATAAAAAACCGCTTGAAAGATAA
- a CDS encoding sporulation protein YpjB, whose amino-acid sequence MKGRIVGILLVLFFAYTTTVHAAEGQWEKLDNLSDQTLSLVEQKEYKAAQHLFRNFSNEFTSLNTASLGVSAEDIRILTLCYEQVERSLLSSDSSDEERLQKATQFRLLVDALHSKHQPMWTELEGSMLATFKEMRNEAVKGEQAAYEAQLKQFLKEYDMILPSAQVDVSSPYVQRVSADVHFLQSEGTLSEINDDQFNQMEQNLKDFFEQVKENRTDPSFIWVTITTGSIIIATLFYVGARKYFADQKRKSARGRND is encoded by the coding sequence ATGAAAGGAAGAATAGTAGGAATATTGCTCGTACTTTTCTTTGCATATACGACTACTGTACATGCAGCTGAAGGGCAGTGGGAAAAGCTTGATAACTTATCTGATCAAACGCTATCGCTTGTAGAGCAAAAGGAGTATAAAGCAGCCCAACATTTGTTCAGAAATTTTTCGAATGAATTTACCAGTCTCAATACAGCTTCTTTGGGCGTATCGGCCGAAGATATACGTATTTTAACTCTTTGTTATGAACAGGTAGAAAGGTCTCTTTTATCTTCTGATTCCAGTGATGAAGAACGTCTTCAAAAAGCTACTCAATTTCGATTATTAGTCGATGCGCTGCACAGCAAGCATCAGCCTATGTGGACTGAACTCGAAGGCAGTATGCTAGCAACATTTAAAGAGATGCGAAATGAAGCAGTAAAAGGAGAACAGGCGGCTTATGAAGCGCAGCTTAAGCAATTTTTAAAGGAATATGATATGATCTTACCGAGCGCGCAGGTAGACGTGTCGTCTCCCTACGTACAGCGTGTGAGCGCAGACGTTCACTTTTTACAAAGTGAAGGAACGCTAAGTGAGATTAACGATGACCAGTTCAACCAAATGGAACAAAATTTAAAAGATTTTTTTGAACAAGTAAAAGAAAATCGTACGGACCCGTCTTTTATTTGGGTTACAATCACCACCGGAAGTATTATTATTGCTACACTTTTTTATGTAGGAGCGCGAAAGTATTTCGCTGACCAGAAAAGAAAGTCAGCCAGAGGGCGTAATGATTGA
- a CDS encoding zinc metallopeptidase, which yields MSFLIYFLIIILVPIWAQFKVRSAYKKYSQVSNSSGMTGAEVARKILDENGLYNVHVEPVGGFLSDHYDPRSKVIRLSEDNYYGTSVAGAAVAAHEVGHAIQDKENYSFLRLRHSLVPVASLGSNASWILIMIGIIASIKPLLLLGIIFMAAAVVFQVVTLPVEFNASSRAMTQIVSVGAIRNDEERETRKVLNAAALTYVAAAAVAVLELVRLIMIYTGMNNDD from the coding sequence ATGAGCTTTTTGATTTATTTTCTCATTATTATCCTTGTGCCAATTTGGGCACAGTTTAAGGTGAGAAGTGCTTACAAAAAATATTCACAAGTAAGCAACTCATCAGGAATGACAGGCGCAGAAGTAGCAAGAAAAATTTTGGATGAAAACGGATTGTACAACGTTCACGTAGAGCCTGTAGGCGGATTTCTATCCGATCACTACGATCCTCGCTCAAAAGTCATTCGTTTGTCAGAAGACAACTATTACGGAACGTCTGTCGCAGGCGCTGCCGTTGCGGCTCACGAAGTGGGACACGCGATTCAAGACAAAGAAAACTATTCGTTTTTACGCCTTCGCCACTCGCTTGTGCCGGTGGCAAGCCTTGGATCAAACGCTTCTTGGATTTTAATTATGATTGGAATTATCGCGTCGATTAAGCCGTTGCTATTGTTAGGTATTATCTTCATGGCAGCAGCGGTCGTATTCCAAGTTGTAACACTGCCTGTTGAATTTAACGCTTCAAGCCGAGCGATGACGCAAATCGTCTCAGTCGGAGCGATTCGAAATGACGAAGAGCGCGAGACGCGCAAAGTGCTTAACGCAGCGGCTTTAACATACGTAGCAGCCGCAGCAGTAGCAGTTCTTGAGTTGGTTCGTTTAATCATGATTTATACAGGAATGAATAACGACGACTAA
- the bshB1 gene encoding bacillithiol biosynthesis deacetylase BshB1, producing MKETIDILAFGAHADDVEIGMGGTIARMSEQGLKVVICDLTQAELSSNGTVEIRKQEASKAAEVLGVHERIHLHLPDRGLFLKPEYIAEIASVIRTYQPRIIFAPYFEDRHPDHGNCAKLVEEAMFSAGVKNYIDDKKQKAHRAESLYFYMINGFHKPDFIVDVSSTFQKKVASLEAYESQFIKTADTFDTPLVNGYIETVESRERLFGKEVGIAYGEGFLSKKPILMYDDLVGGK from the coding sequence ATGAAAGAAACAATAGATATCCTTGCCTTTGGTGCTCATGCCGATGATGTAGAAATCGGCATGGGTGGAACCATTGCAAGAATGAGTGAACAAGGTTTGAAGGTAGTTATTTGCGATTTGACGCAAGCTGAACTTTCTTCAAACGGAACGGTTGAAATTCGAAAACAAGAAGCGTCTAAAGCAGCTGAAGTCTTAGGTGTTCATGAGCGAATTCATCTGCATTTGCCAGACAGAGGTTTGTTTTTAAAGCCAGAATATATAGCTGAAATTGCATCAGTCATTCGCACGTATCAACCAAGGATTATATTTGCTCCTTATTTTGAAGATCGTCATCCTGATCATGGAAATTGTGCAAAGCTTGTAGAAGAGGCCATGTTTTCCGCTGGCGTTAAAAATTATATAGATGATAAGAAGCAAAAAGCTCATCGTGCGGAGTCTCTATATTTCTATATGATAAATGGATTTCATAAGCCAGATTTTATCGTAGATGTATCAAGCACGTTTCAAAAGAAAGTAGCTAGTCTAGAGGCTTATGAAAGTCAATTTATAAAAACAGCAGATACGTTTGATACGCCGCTCGTAAACGGATATATTGAAACGGTAGAGAGCAGAGAGCGGTTATTTGGCAAAGAAGTCGGGATAGCTTACGGTGAAGGTTTTTTATCTAAAAAACCGATTTTGATGTACGACGATTTAGTAGGTGGAAAATAA